A single window of Apodemus sylvaticus chromosome 4, mApoSyl1.1, whole genome shotgun sequence DNA harbors:
- the Nhlrc3 gene encoding NHL repeat-containing protein 3, with protein MKPGIGLRSFSGLVFRCFKLPLPQTRLQAPLTFASQALTMARAWVCLAGAVFFLSCLVLHSRFCGSLVSRTFSFHISWRMEDPLFRLDLGWPKNSEYFTGATFCVAVDSLNGLVYVAQRGDNIPKVLVFSEDGYFLRAWNYTVDTPHGMFVSGTPYEQSVWITDVGSGPYGHTVKKYNSLGDLVQVLGTPGQKGTGLNPLQFDNPAELYVDDTGEIYIVDGDGGLNNRLVKLSQDFMILWLRGENGTGPAKFNIPHSVTLDSVGRVWVADRGNKRLQVFDKDTGEWLGAWDSCFTEEGPSAVRFTPDGKYLIVAQLNLSRLSVLAAPPSGSIGDCSVVSTIQLADQVLPHLLEVDRKTGAVYVAEIGAKQIQKYVLGHSRTPAFRA; from the exons ATGAAACCCGGAATTGGTCTTAGGAGTTTTTCTGGTCTAGTTTTCCGGTGCTTTAAGCTTCCTCTGCCCCAGACCCGGCTTCAGGCCCCGCTGACCTTCGCCTCCCAGGCCCTCACGATGGCGAGAGCCTGGGTCTGCTTGGCAGGCGccgtcttcttcctttcctgtctggTTTTGCATTCGCGCTTCTGTGGCTCTCTG gtttcaaggacattttcttttcacatttcctGGAGAATGGAGGACCCACTTTTCCGGCTGGATTTGGGTTGGCCCAAGAATTCAGAATACTTCACGGGTGCAACATTCTGTGTTGCAGTTGACTCTCTCAACGGGTTAGTTTACGTAGCTCAA AGAGGGGATAACATCCCCAAGGTATTAGTGTTCTCAGAGGATGGATATTTCCTACGAGCCTGGAATTATACAGTTGACACACCCCATGGTATGTTTGTCTCCGGCACACCATATGAACAGTCCGTCTGGATCACGGACGTAGGAAGTG GACCCTATGGCCACACTGTTAAAAAATATAATTCCCTGGGCGATCTTGTTCAAGTCTTGGGAACCCCAGGCCAGAAGGGCACGGGCCTGAACCCCCTGCAGTTTGACAACCCCGCAGAATTATATGTAGATGACACGGGAGAGATTTACATTGTGGATGGAGATGGGGGACTGAATAACAGACTGGTCAAACTGTCCCAAG ATTTCATGATCCTCTGGCTGCGTGGAGAGAATGGAACAGGACCCGCCAAGTTCAACATACCTCACAGCGTCACGCTCGACTCAGTTGGTCGG GTGTGGGTTGCGGACCGAGGAAATAAAAGGCTCCAAGTATTTGATAAGGACACTGGAGAGTGGCTAGGAGCATGGGACAGCTGTTTCACAGAGGAGGGGCCTTCTGCTGTGAG GTTCACCCCTGATGGCAAGTACTTGATCGTGGCCCAGCTGAACCTCAGTCGGCTGTCAGTGTTGGCTGCCCCGCCCTCCGGAAGCATCGGGGACTGCTCTGTGGTCAGCACCATCCAGCTGGCAGATCAGGTTCTGCCACATCTTCTAGAAGTCGACAGAAAGACTGGCGCTGTCTATGTGGCAGAAATTGGggcaaaacaaatacaaaaatacgTCCTGGGGCACAGCCGCACCCCTGCCTTCAGAGCTTAG
- the Proser1 gene encoding proline and serine-rich protein 1, whose protein sequence is MDKKSFETVLDEIRKAVLTEYKLKAIEYVHGYFSSEQVVDLLRYFSWAEPQLKAMKALQHKMVAVHPAEVVSILSCFTFSKDKLAALELLASNIVDAHNSRPIEDLFRINMSEKKRCKRVLEQASKAGCKAPHAMISSCGTFPGNPYPKGKPSRINGIFPGTPLKKDGEEITNEGKGIAARILGPSKPPPSTYNPHKPVPYPIPPCRPHATIAPSAYNNAGLVPLANVIAPGIPPPPPYTPNPAGTDNEDLSSQSKPTQSQTFSTPASQLFSPHGSNPSTPAATPVPAVSPAKAVNHPSVSAAASGAGMSAPNTALAVFPTPQPSTPNPTVIRTSSVPASPVTSTHSTTPAPVPSIFSGLVPLPGLPATPTPPTQASSTPRVTLASSETFVSTCAPFTSHSSASSAAGSASNPITAPLSSVFTGLPLPFPPASHSIATPTPSVIASTAGPHGVNSPLLSALKGFLTSNDTHLINSSALQSAVTSGLASLSSLPNRNSDSPASATNKCYPSATIPAAQRSSTPGLAMFPGLQSPVASVTSTAPSLPAQSPLAAPSSTAVPVSCGSSGSLLHGPHTGGISSAPAAATVPVMIKSEPTSPPPSAFKGPAHPGTPARGTLGLSGALGRGYPTTSVPISVSTCLNPALSGLPSLSTPLAGSMSLPPPHASSTPIAPVFTALPPFTSLTNSFPLPGSPSLNPAVSLAGPSATTTSAAVHPSSASVRSVLPTSNASPAAFPLNLSTAVPSLFAVTQGPLPTSNPSYPGFPVSSAPSGAPTLPSFPGLQAPSTVAVTPLPVAASAPSPAPVLPGFASAFSSNFNSALVAQAGLSSGLQAAGSSVFPGLLSLPGIPGFSQAPPQSSLQELQHSAAAQSALLQQVHSASALESYPAQTDGFASYPSTPGTPFSLQTGLSQSGWQ, encoded by the exons ATGGATAAAAAGTCCTTTGAAACGGTGTTGGATGAGATTCGAAAG gCTGTTTTgacagaatataaattaaaagcaaTTGAATATGTTCATGGGTACTTCTCCAGTGAACAG GTGGTGGATCTCCTAAGGTACTTCTCCTGGGCCGAGCCTCAGCTGAAGGCCATGAAAGCACTACAGCAT AAAATGGTGGCCGTCCACCCAGCGGAAGTGGTGAGCATCCTGAGCTGTTTTACCTTTAGTAAGGACAAGCTGGCTGCGCTGGAGCTCCTGGCCTC AAACATTGTGGACGCCCATAACTCTCGTCccattgaagatttattcagaatcAACATGTCAGAGAAGAAACGGTGCAAGAGAGTCCTGGAGCAG GCTTCCAAGGCAGGCTGCAAAGCGCCTCATGCCATGATTTCTTCGTGTGGAACCTTCCCAGGAAACCCCTATCCCAAAGGAAAACCCAGTCGCATAAATGGAATTTTCCCT GGAACCCCTTTGAAGAAGGATGGTGAAGAAATTACCAATGAAGGCAAAGGAATAGCAGCGCGGATTCTCGGGCCATCCAAACCG CCTCCTTCAACATACAATCCACACAAACCTGTGCCCTACCCAATTCCTCCATGCCGGCCGCATGCAACGATCGCACCAA GTGCTTACAACAATGCGGGTCTGGTACCATTAGCCAATGTGATAGCTCCAGGCATCCCTCCGCCACCTCCATACACTCCAAATCCAGCAGGGACAG ACAATGAAGACCTCTCCAGTCAGTCCAAACCTACACAGAGTCAAA CATTTTCCACCCCAGCGAGTCAACTCTTCTCTCCTCACGGTTCGAATCCTTCGACTCCTGCTGCGACTCCGGTACCTGCTGTGTCCCCAGCCAAGGCAGTAAACCATCCATCCGTGTCAGCAGCTGCCTCTGGGGCCGGAATGAGTGCGCCCAACACTGCCCTGGCGGTGTTCCCAACGCCTCAGCCATCCACCCCGAACCCGACTGTGATCCGGACTTCCTCGGTGCCCGCATCACCAGTTACTTCCACCCACAGCACCACACCCGCTCCGGTCCCTTCCATTTTTTCTGGCCTAGTGCCACTGCCAGGTCTACCtgccacccctaccccacccactCAGGCCAGCTCGACACCAAGGGTCACTCTGGCTTCCAGTGAGACCTTTGTTTCCACTTGTGCCCCATTCACCAGCCACTCCTCGGCCAGCTCCGCGGCTGGGTCAGCCAGTAACCCAATCACAGCTCCCCTCTCATCGGTCTTCACAGGCCTGCCTTTGCCCTTCCCGCCAGCCTCCCACAGCATCGCCACCCCGACTCCTTCTGTAATCGCCAGTACTGCGGGTCCACATGGTGTAAATAGCCCTCTTCTGTCTGCCTTAAAAGGCTTCCTTACATCAAATGACACACACTTAATCAATTCCTCCGCCTTGCAGTCTGCAGTCACAAGTGGACTGGCTTCATTATCCTCTCTTCCCAATCGAAACtccgattctcctgcctcagccactaACAAGTGCTATCCCTCTGCAACTATCCCTGCTGCACAGAGGTCTTCCACCCCAGGGCTGGCCATGTTCCCAGGCCTGCAGTCTCCTGTGGCTAGTGTCACCTCTACAGCGCCATCGCTGCCTGCGCAGTCTCCGTTAGCTGCCCCCTCCTCCACGGCAGTGCCAGTCAGCTGTGGCTCCTCAGGGTCGCTTTTGCACGGTCCCCATACAGGTGGCATCTCATCTGCCCCTGCTGCAGCAACTGTGCCCGTTATGATAAAAAGTGAGCCCACAAGCCCCCCACCCTCGGCCTTCAAAGGCCCAGCTCACCCCGGGACTCCTGCTCGTGGTACTTTGGGCCTGTCCGGTGCCCTGGGCCGTGGGTACCCCACGACCTCAGTGCCCATCAGTGTGTCCACTTGCCTTAACCCTGCGCTGTCCGGGCTCCCGAGCCTGAGCACCCCGTTAGCTGGTTCTATGTCCCTTCCGCCACCGCATGCGTCCTCCACACCCATCGCTCCTGTCTTTACTGCCCTTCCCCCTTTCACTTCATTGACCAATAGCTTCCCTCTACCGGGCAGTCCCTCCCTCAATCCTGCTGTATCCCTTGCGGGACCATCGGCCACCACCACATCTGCAGCTGTACACCCTAGCTCTGCAAGCGTGCGCTCAGTGCTGCCCACCTCCAACGCCTCGCCTGCGGCCTTCCCACTCAACCTGTCCACTGCTGTGCCCTCGCTCTTCGCAGTCACCCAGGGCCCGCTGCCCACCTCTAACCCATCCTACCCCGGCTTTCCCGTCTCCAGTGCCCCAAGCGGTGCCCCCACACTGCCCTCGTTCCCAGGGCTGCAGGCGCCCTCCACAGTGGCAGTCACCCCATTGCCGGTGGCTGCCTCGGCTCCCTCGCCTGCACCAGTCCTCCCTGGGTTCGCCTCAGCCTTCAGTTCCAACTTCAACTCCGCCCTGGTGGCACAAGCCGG TTTGTCATCGGGACTCCAAGCTGCAGGGAGCTCTGTTTTTCCAGGCCTGCTGTCCCTCCCAGGTATCCCTGGGTTTTCCCAGGCTCCTCCACAGTCGTCCCTACAAGAGTTACAGCACAGTGCGGCTGCGCAGTCTGCTCTGTTACAGCAG GTCCACTCAGCATCCGCTCTGGAGAGCTACCCGGCCCAGACAGATGGCTTTGCTAGCTATCCTTCCACACCAGGAACACCATTTTCTCTGCAAACAGGCCTATCCCAAAGTGGATGGCAGTGA